Proteins encoded by one window of Arabidopsis thaliana chromosome 2, partial sequence:
- a CDS encoding Phosphoenolpyruvate carboxylase family protein (Phosphoenolpyruvate carboxylase family protein; FUNCTIONS IN: catalytic activity; INVOLVED IN: metabolic process; LOCATED IN: chloroplast; EXPRESSED IN: 8 plant structures; EXPRESSED DURING: LP.04 four leaves visible, 4 anthesis, petal differentiation and expansion stage; CONTAINS InterPro DOMAIN/s: Pyruvate/Phosphoenolpyruvate kinase, catalytic core (InterPro:IPR015813), Isocitrate lyase/phosphorylmutase (InterPro:IPR000918); BEST Arabidopsis thaliana protein match is: Phosphoenolpyruvate carboxylase family protein (TAIR:AT1G77060.1); Has 35333 Blast hits to 34131 proteins in 2444 species: Archae - 798; Bacteria - 22429; Metazoa - 974; Fungi - 991; Plants - 531; Viruses - 0; Other Eukaryotes - 9610 (source: NCBI BLink).), whose translation MAALSFCSSSPPRILHKQSKSSFFPSSASSSFTQTVGELFANPFSVSRRFRGAVNSTVVSDESGNAKLPSSPAKKLRNIMQSPGVLQGPCCFDALSAKLIERAGFPYCITSGFSISASRLGLPDKGLISYGEMVDQGQQITQSVSIPVIGDGGNGYGNAMNVKRTVKGYIKAGFAGIIINDEVCCENTKSERRVVSREEAVMRVKAAVDARRECDSDIVIVAQTDSREAISLEESLIRARAFTDAGADVLSVDSLVSREEMKAFCNVYPLVPKLANMLESGGKIPILNPLELEEIGYKLVAYPISLIGVSIQAMQDALLAIKGGRIPPPGSMASLEEIGEILGFDTYEEEEKRYATSSSDREVSSSSVYRNQRVAKDDPEQREDLIVEVITPEVYNEPRNPFSRIWSRSLRIKIIGRDGFEKLDVRIPVSPLSRAIFRVLSELMQNLSYGWNRPDSWKVSQTLFQL comes from the exons ATGGCGGCACTTAGCTTTTGCAGCTCTTCTCCTCCTCGAATTCTTCATAAACAATCCAAATCGAGTTTTTTCCCTTCTtctgcctcttcttctttcacacAAACCGTCGGAGAATTATTTGCGAACCCCTTCTCTGTCTCAAGACGATTTCGTGGCGCCGTTAACTCCACCGTAGTTTCCGATGAATCGGGAAACGCGAAACTTCCATCTTCTCCGGCGAAGAAGCTAAGGAATATTATGCAATCCCCTGGTGTTCTTCAGGGTCCATGTTGCTTCGATGCTCTTAGTGCCAAACTCATCGAACGAGCTGGGTTTCCTTACTGTATCACCTCTG GGTTCTCGATTTCAGCGTCTCGGCTTGGTTTACCGGATAAGGGTCTAATTTCTTATGGAGAAATGGTTGATCAAGGTCAACAAATTACTCAATCTGTATCAATTCCGGTGATTGGAGACGGTGGCAATGGATACGGTAATGCCATGAATGTTAAGAGAACCGTCAAAGGATATATTAAAGCTGGCTTTGCAGGAATTATCATCAATGATGAAGTTTGTTGTGAAAATACTAAGAGTGAGAGAAGAGTGGTTTCTAGAGAGGAAGCAGTGATGCGTGTTAAAGCTGCGGTTGATGCACGTAGAGAGTGTGATTCGGACATTGTAATTGTAGCTCAAACTGATTCCCGTGAAGCGATATCTCTGGAGGAATCACTCATTAGGGCAAGAGCTTTTACAGATGCTGGAGCTGATGTTCTCTCCGttgattctcttgtttctAGAGAAGAGATGAAAGCATTCTGCAATGTCTATCCACTAGTTCCTAAATTG GCTAATATGCTTGAAAGCGGAGGAAAAATTCCAATTCTAAACCCGCTGGAGCTAGAAGAGATTGGATATAAGCTAGTGGCGTATCCAATTTCATTGATTGGAGTATCTATTCAAGCAATGCAG GACGCTCTATTGGCAATCAAGGGTGGGCGAATTCCTCCACCAGGAAGCATGGCGTCTTTAGAAGAAATTGGAGAGATTCTTGGTTTTGACACTtacgaggaagaagagaagcggTACGCTACCTCGTCATCAGATAGAG AAGTGAGCAGCAGTAGCGTCTATCGTAATCAACGGGTGGCTAAAGATGATCCAGAACAGAGAGAGGACCTGATTGTTGAAGTCATAACACCTGAGGTTTATAATGAACCAAGAAACCCCTTTTCGCGGATCTGGTCACGATCTTTGAGGATCAAAATCATCGGACGCGATGGGTTTGAGAAACTCGATGTCAGAATTCCGGTAAGTCCACTTTCGAGGGCCATTTTTCGTGTTTTATCTGAGCTGATGCAAAACTTGTCTTATGGTTGGAACAGGCCGGATTCTTGGAAGGTGTCACAAACATTGTTCCAG CTTTAG
- a CDS encoding Phosphoenolpyruvate carboxylase family protein (Phosphoenolpyruvate carboxylase family protein; FUNCTIONS IN: catalytic activity; INVOLVED IN: metabolic process; LOCATED IN: chloroplast; EXPRESSED IN: 8 plant structures; EXPRESSED DURING: LP.04 four leaves visible, 4 anthesis, petal differentiation and expansion stage; CONTAINS InterPro DOMAIN/s: Pyruvate/Phosphoenolpyruvate kinase, catalytic core (InterPro:IPR015813), Isocitrate lyase/phosphorylmutase (InterPro:IPR000918); BEST Arabidopsis thaliana protein match is: Phosphoenolpyruvate carboxylase family protein (TAIR:AT1G77060.1); Has 35333 Blast hits to 34131 proteins in 2444 species: Archae - 798; Bacteria - 22429; Metazoa - 974; Fungi - 991; Plants - 531; Viruses - 0; Other Eukaryotes - 9610 (source: NCBI BLink).), protein MAALSFCSSSPPRILHKQSKSSFFPSSASSSFTQTVGELFANPFSVSRRFRGAVNSTVVSDESGNAKLPSSPAKKLRNIMQSPGVLQGPCCFDALSAKLIERAGFPYCITSGFSISASRLGLPDKGLISYGEMVDQGQQITQSVSIPVIGDGGNGYGNAMNVKRTVKGYIKAGFAGIIINDEVCCENTKSERRVVSREEAVMRVKAAVDARRECDSDIVIVAQTDSREAISLEESLIRARAFTDAGADVLSVDSLVSREEMKAFCNVYPLVPKLANMLESGGKIPILNPLELEEIGYKLVAYPISLIGVSIQAMQDALLAIKGGRIPPPGSMASLEEIGEILGFDTYEEEEKRYATSSSDREVSSSSVYRNQRVAKDDPEQREDLIVEVITPEVYNEPRNPFSRIWSRSLRIKIIGRDGFEKLDVRIPAGFLEGVTNIVPVIDRSSKNSQL, encoded by the exons ATGGCGGCACTTAGCTTTTGCAGCTCTTCTCCTCCTCGAATTCTTCATAAACAATCCAAATCGAGTTTTTTCCCTTCTtctgcctcttcttctttcacacAAACCGTCGGAGAATTATTTGCGAACCCCTTCTCTGTCTCAAGACGATTTCGTGGCGCCGTTAACTCCACCGTAGTTTCCGATGAATCGGGAAACGCGAAACTTCCATCTTCTCCGGCGAAGAAGCTAAGGAATATTATGCAATCCCCTGGTGTTCTTCAGGGTCCATGTTGCTTCGATGCTCTTAGTGCCAAACTCATCGAACGAGCTGGGTTTCCTTACTGTATCACCTCTG GGTTCTCGATTTCAGCGTCTCGGCTTGGTTTACCGGATAAGGGTCTAATTTCTTATGGAGAAATGGTTGATCAAGGTCAACAAATTACTCAATCTGTATCAATTCCGGTGATTGGAGACGGTGGCAATGGATACGGTAATGCCATGAATGTTAAGAGAACCGTCAAAGGATATATTAAAGCTGGCTTTGCAGGAATTATCATCAATGATGAAGTTTGTTGTGAAAATACTAAGAGTGAGAGAAGAGTGGTTTCTAGAGAGGAAGCAGTGATGCGTGTTAAAGCTGCGGTTGATGCACGTAGAGAGTGTGATTCGGACATTGTAATTGTAGCTCAAACTGATTCCCGTGAAGCGATATCTCTGGAGGAATCACTCATTAGGGCAAGAGCTTTTACAGATGCTGGAGCTGATGTTCTCTCCGttgattctcttgtttctAGAGAAGAGATGAAAGCATTCTGCAATGTCTATCCACTAGTTCCTAAATTG GCTAATATGCTTGAAAGCGGAGGAAAAATTCCAATTCTAAACCCGCTGGAGCTAGAAGAGATTGGATATAAGCTAGTGGCGTATCCAATTTCATTGATTGGAGTATCTATTCAAGCAATGCAG GACGCTCTATTGGCAATCAAGGGTGGGCGAATTCCTCCACCAGGAAGCATGGCGTCTTTAGAAGAAATTGGAGAGATTCTTGGTTTTGACACTtacgaggaagaagagaagcggTACGCTACCTCGTCATCAGATAGAG AAGTGAGCAGCAGTAGCGTCTATCGTAATCAACGGGTGGCTAAAGATGATCCAGAACAGAGAGAGGACCTGATTGTTGAAGTCATAACACCTGAGGTTTATAATGAACCAAGAAACCCCTTTTCGCGGATCTGGTCACGATCTTTGAGGATCAAAATCATCGGACGCGATGGGTTTGAGAAACTCGATGTCAGAATTCCG GCCGGATTCTTGGAAGGTGTCACAAACATTGTTCCAG TTATTGACAGATCCTCAAAAAATTCGCAGCTTTAG
- the POP4 gene encoding ribonuclease P family protein (ribonuclease P family protein; FUNCTIONS IN: ribonuclease activity, ribonuclease P activity, RNA binding; INVOLVED IN: tRNA processing, mRNA cleavage, rRNA processing; LOCATED IN: ribonuclease P complex, nucleolar ribonuclease P complex, ribonuclease MRP complex; EXPRESSED IN: 23 plant structures; EXPRESSED DURING: 14 growth stages; CONTAINS InterPro DOMAIN/s: Ribonuclease P/MRP, subunit p29, eukaryotic/archaeal (InterPro:IPR002730), Ribonuclease P/MRP, p29 subunit, eukaryotic (InterPro:IPR016848); Has 35333 Blast hits to 34131 proteins in 2444 species: Archae - 798; Bacteria - 22429; Metazoa - 974; Fungi - 991; Plants - 531; Viruses - 0; Other Eukaryotes - 9610 (source: NCBI BLink).) — translation MGTETVVHDQARWAMAAMERRLAVAKAQLLQQQQQKNEKDKKGTSDVDVSMKESHQADSLPTPSKTSIKKDPKDDDSVAYTKLSHPVDENLLATNVKFSSAKGTIVDKVLHNLLRSGDSAQKYLQGTKSVKLDNYILLDNFVQSRSSASGSKKASQKDSKRSKSRMSMKRLKKSGALHIPKDLQKFDLFKPMHGMWESYMMKLIKVTGKIQLSLTLLSADLHGAFMFVAECKIASFTGVQGIMVRETSETFGIITRDDKFRVVPKKLSVFIIQLDCWKITLHGDKFISRDNIVQR, via the exons ATGGGTACAGAGACGGTTGTGCATGATCAGGCAAGATGGGCAATGGCTGCAATGGAACGAAGGCTTGCTGTTGCAAAAGCTCagcttcttcaacaacaacaacagaagaatgagaaagataAGAAGGGGACTTCTGATGTAGATGTCTCTATGAAAGAATCTCATCAAGCTGATTCACTGCCTACTCCCTCAAAGACATCAATTAAAAAAG ATCCCAAGGATGATGATTCTGTTGCATATACAAAGTTGTCCCATCCCGTTGATGAGAATCTGCTGGCAACCAATGTTAAG TTTTCTAGTGCAAAGGGAACTATAGTAGACAAGGTTTTGCATAACCTTCTTCGAAGCGGTGACTCTGCTCAAAAGTACTTGCAAGGTACTAAAAGTGTGAAGCTGGATAACTATATCCTTCTTGATAATTTTGTACAGTCACGGTCTTCGGCCTCTGGTTCTAAAAAGGCATCACAGAAGGATTCAAAACGTTCTAAAAGCCGTATGTCTATGAAGCGACTCAAGAAATCTGGTGCTTTGCATATCCCTAAAGATCTCCAAAA gtttgatttgtttaagcCAATGCATGGTATGTGGGAAAGTTACATGATGAAACTCATCAAGGTGACCGG GAAGATTCAATTATCTTTAACTCTTCTCTCAGCAGATCTTCATGGTGCTTTCATGTTTG TTGCTGAGTGCAAGATAGCATCATTCACTGGTGTACAAGGCATAATGGTGCGCGAGACATCCGAAACATTTGGAATAATCACACGAGATGACAAATTTCGAG TTGTACCGAAGAAGCTCTCTGTCTTCATCATCCAACTCGACTGCTGGAAGATTACTTTACATGGGGACAAGTTTATTTCAAGAGACAATATTGTTCAACGTTAA
- the POP4 gene encoding ribonuclease P family protein (ribonuclease P family protein; FUNCTIONS IN: ribonuclease activity, ribonuclease P activity, RNA binding; INVOLVED IN: tRNA processing, mRNA cleavage, rRNA processing; LOCATED IN: ribonuclease P complex, nucleolar ribonuclease P complex, ribonuclease MRP complex; EXPRESSED IN: 23 plant structures; EXPRESSED DURING: 14 growth stages; CONTAINS InterPro DOMAIN/s: Ribonuclease P/MRP, subunit p29, eukaryotic/archaeal (InterPro:IPR002730), Ribonuclease P/MRP, p29 subunit, eukaryotic (InterPro:IPR016848); Has 293 Blast hits to 293 proteins in 155 species: Archae - 0; Bacteria - 0; Metazoa - 120; Fungi - 100; Plants - 34; Viruses - 0; Other Eukaryotes - 39 (source: NCBI BLink).) — MGTETVVHDQARWAMAAMERRLAVAKAQLLQQQQQKNEKDKKGTSDVDVSMKESHQADSLPTPSKTSIKKVDPKDDDSVAYTKLSHPVDENLLATNVKFSSAKGTIVDKVLHNLLRSGDSAQKYLQGTKSVKLDNYILLDNFVQSRSSASGSKKASQKDSKRSKSRMSMKRLKKSGALHIPKDLQKFDLFKPMHGMWESYMMKLIKVTGKIQLSLTLLSADLHGAFMFVAECKIASFTGVQGIMVRETSETFGIITRDDKFRVVPKKLSVFIIQLDCWKITLHGDKFISRDNIVQR; from the exons ATGGGTACAGAGACGGTTGTGCATGATCAGGCAAGATGGGCAATGGCTGCAATGGAACGAAGGCTTGCTGTTGCAAAAGCTCagcttcttcaacaacaacaacagaagaatgagaaagataAGAAGGGGACTTCTGATGTAGATGTCTCTATGAAAGAATCTCATCAAGCTGATTCACTGCCTACTCCCTCAAAGACATCAATTAAAAAAG taGATCCCAAGGATGATGATTCTGTTGCATATACAAAGTTGTCCCATCCCGTTGATGAGAATCTGCTGGCAACCAATGTTAAG TTTTCTAGTGCAAAGGGAACTATAGTAGACAAGGTTTTGCATAACCTTCTTCGAAGCGGTGACTCTGCTCAAAAGTACTTGCAAGGTACTAAAAGTGTGAAGCTGGATAACTATATCCTTCTTGATAATTTTGTACAGTCACGGTCTTCGGCCTCTGGTTCTAAAAAGGCATCACAGAAGGATTCAAAACGTTCTAAAAGCCGTATGTCTATGAAGCGACTCAAGAAATCTGGTGCTTTGCATATCCCTAAAGATCTCCAAAA gtttgatttgtttaagcCAATGCATGGTATGTGGGAAAGTTACATGATGAAACTCATCAAGGTGACCGG GAAGATTCAATTATCTTTAACTCTTCTCTCAGCAGATCTTCATGGTGCTTTCATGTTTG TTGCTGAGTGCAAGATAGCATCATTCACTGGTGTACAAGGCATAATGGTGCGCGAGACATCCGAAACATTTGGAATAATCACACGAGATGACAAATTTCGAG TTGTACCGAAGAAGCTCTCTGTCTTCATCATCCAACTCGACTGCTGGAAGATTACTTTACATGGGGACAAGTTTATTTCAAGAGACAATATTGTTCAACGTTAA
- the POP4 gene encoding ribonuclease P family protein (ribonuclease P family protein; FUNCTIONS IN: ribonuclease activity, ribonuclease P activity, RNA binding; INVOLVED IN: tRNA processing, mRNA cleavage, rRNA processing; LOCATED IN: ribonuclease P complex, nucleolar ribonuclease P complex, ribonuclease MRP complex; EXPRESSED IN: 23 plant structures; EXPRESSED DURING: 14 growth stages; CONTAINS InterPro DOMAIN/s: Ribonuclease P/MRP, subunit p29, eukaryotic/archaeal (InterPro:IPR002730), Ribonuclease P/MRP, p29 subunit, eukaryotic (InterPro:IPR016848).) — protein sequence MGTETVVHDQARWAMAAMERRLAVAKAQLLQQQQQKNEKDKKGTSDVDVSMKESHQADSLPTPSKTSIKKVDPKDDDSVAYTKLSHPVDENLLATNVKFSSAKGTIVDKSRSSASGSKKASQKDSKRSKSRMSMKRLKKSGALHIPKDLQKFDLFKPMHGMWESYMMKLIKVTGKIQLSLTLLSADLHGAFMFVAECKIASFTGVQGIMVRETSETFGIITRDDKFRVVPKKLSVFIIQLDCWKITLHGDKFISRDNIVQR from the exons ATGGGTACAGAGACGGTTGTGCATGATCAGGCAAGATGGGCAATGGCTGCAATGGAACGAAGGCTTGCTGTTGCAAAAGCTCagcttcttcaacaacaacaacagaagaatgagaaagataAGAAGGGGACTTCTGATGTAGATGTCTCTATGAAAGAATCTCATCAAGCTGATTCACTGCCTACTCCCTCAAAGACATCAATTAAAAAAG taGATCCCAAGGATGATGATTCTGTTGCATATACAAAGTTGTCCCATCCCGTTGATGAGAATCTGCTGGCAACCAATGTTAAG TTTTCTAGTGCAAAGGGAACTATAGTAGACAAG TCACGGTCTTCGGCCTCTGGTTCTAAAAAGGCATCACAGAAGGATTCAAAACGTTCTAAAAGCCGTATGTCTATGAAGCGACTCAAGAAATCTGGTGCTTTGCATATCCCTAAAGATCTCCAAAA gtttgatttgtttaagcCAATGCATGGTATGTGGGAAAGTTACATGATGAAACTCATCAAGGTGACCGG GAAGATTCAATTATCTTTAACTCTTCTCTCAGCAGATCTTCATGGTGCTTTCATGTTTG TTGCTGAGTGCAAGATAGCATCATTCACTGGTGTACAAGGCATAATGGTGCGCGAGACATCCGAAACATTTGGAATAATCACACGAGATGACAAATTTCGAG TTGTACCGAAGAAGCTCTCTGTCTTCATCATCCAACTCGACTGCTGGAAGATTACTTTACATGGGGACAAGTTTATTTCAAGAGACAATATTGTTCAACGTTAA
- a CDS encoding S-adenosyl-L-methionine-dependent methyltransferases superfamily protein (S-adenosyl-L-methionine-dependent methyltransferases superfamily protein; CONTAINS InterPro DOMAIN/s: Protein of unknown function DUF248, methyltransferase putative (InterPro:IPR004159); BEST Arabidopsis thaliana protein match is: S-adenosyl-L-methionine-dependent methyltransferases superfamily protein (TAIR:AT4G00750.1); Has 1253 Blast hits to 1210 proteins in 135 species: Archae - 14; Bacteria - 180; Metazoa - 5; Fungi - 11; Plants - 985; Viruses - 0; Other Eukaryotes - 58 (source: NCBI BLink).) — translation MNPSQQHLPKLCPKRLFLFFTPFLLFSLYYILTTIKTITISSQDRHHPPQLHVPSISHYYSLPETSENRSSPPPLLLPPPPSSSSSLSSYFPLCPKNFTNYLPCHDPSTARQYSIERHYRRERHCPDIAQEKFRCLVPKPTGYKTPFPWPESRKYAWFRNVPFKRLAELKKTQNWVRLEGDRFVFPGGGTSFPGGVKDYVDVILSVLPLASGSIRTVLDIGCGVASFGAFLLNYKILTMSIAPRDIHEAQVQFALERGLPAMLGVLSTYKLPYPSRSFDMVHCSRCLVNWTSYDGLYLMEVDRVLRPEGYWVLSGPPVASRVKFKNQKRDSKELQNQMEKLNDVFRRLCWEKIAESYPVVIWRKPSNHLQCRKRLKALKFPGLCSSSDPDAAWYKEMEPCITPLPDVNDTNKTVLKNWPERLNHVPRMKTGSIQGTTIAGFKADTNLWQRRVLYYDTKFKFLSNGKYRNVIDMNAGLGGFAAALIKYPMWVMNVVPFDLKPNTLGVVYDRGLIGTYMNWCEALSTYPRTYDLIHANGVFSLYLDKCDIVDILLEMQRILRPEGAVIIRDRFDVLVKVKAITNQMRWNGTMYPEDNSVFDHGTILIVDNSIK, via the exons atgaATCCATCACAACAACACTTACCAAAGCTATGTCCTAAGCGCctattcctcttcttcactcCATTCTTATTGTTCTCTCTCTATTACATCCTCACCACTATCAAAACCATCACCATCTCTTCCCAAGATCGTCACCATCCTCCACAGCTTCATGTACCTTCCATTTCCCATTACTACTCCCTTCCAGAAACTTCAGAAAACCGATCGTCACCACCTCCACTACtactaccaccaccaccatcatcctcatcatcgtTATCTTCTTACTTTCCACTCTGTCCCAAGAACTTCACCAACTACTTGCCTTGCCACGATCCATCAACAGCACGACAGTACAGCATTGAGAGACACTATCGGAGAGAGAGGCACTGTCCTGACATAGCCCAAGAGAAGTTCAGGTGTTTGGTCCCAAAGCCCACTGGCTACAAAACGCCTTTTCCATGGCCTGAGAGTAGAAAATATGCTTGGTTTAGGAACGTACCATTCAAGAGGCTAGCTGAGTTGAAAAAGACTCAGAATTGGGTTAGACTTGAAGGAGACCGTTTTGTTTTCCCAGGAGGCGGGACTTCTTTCCCCGGTGGTGTGAAGGACTATGTTGATGTGATTCTGAGTGTTTTGCCTTTGGCTTCTGGGAGTATCAGGACTGTTCTCGATATTGGATGTGGA GTAGCGAGTTTTGGAGCCTTTTTGCTGAACTATAAGATTTTGACAATGTCCATTGCACCGAGGGATATACATGAGGCTCAAGTTCAGTTCGCATTAGAACGTGGACTCCCTGCTATGCTCGGTGTTTTAAGCACTTATAAGCTGCCTTACCCGTCGAGGTCTTTTGACATGGTCCATTGTTCTAGATGCCTTGTCAATTGGACTTCCTATG ATGGGCTTTACTTGATGGAGGTGGATCGTGTTTTACGTCCTGAGGGATACTGGGTGTTGTCTGGACCCCCTGTAGCATCAAGGGTTAAATTTAAGAACCAGAAGAGAGATTCCAAGGAGTTGCAGAACCAGATGGAGAAactaaatgatgtttttagaAGACTTTGTTGGGAGAAGATTGCTGAAAGTTACCCGGTTGTCATCTGGAGAAAGCCTTCTAATCATTTGCAGTGTAGGAAAAGACTAAAAGCTCTTAAGTTTCCTGGATTATGCTCTTCTAGTGACCCTGACGCTGCGTG GTATAAAGAGATGGAGCCGTGCATCACTCCTCTTCCAGATGTTAACGACACAAACAAGACCGTTCTCAAAAACTGGCCTGAGAGACTAAACCATGTGCCTCGAATGAAAACCGGGTCGATACAGGGAACAACTATTGCCGGCTTCAAAGCTGACACGAACCTGTGGCAAAGAAGAGTTTTGTACTATGACACCAAGTTTAAGTTTCTCAGCAATGGAAAATACAGAAACGTCATTGATATGAACGCAGGATTAGGTGGTTTTGCTGCAGCTTTGATCAAATATCCAATGTGGGTTATGAATGTGGTTCCATTTGATCTTAAACCGAACACACTCGGTGTTGTGTATGATCGCGGTCTCATTGGAACTTACATGAACTG GTGTGAAGCTTTATCTACATACCCTCGAACCTATGACCTGATTCATGCCAATGGTGTATTCAGTTTGTACTTGGACAA ATGTGACATTGTTGATATACTCTTGGAGATGCAGAGGATTCTTAGACCAGAAGGAGCAGTTATAATACGAGACCGTTTTGATGTTCTTGTCAAAGTGAAAGCCATAACCAATCAAATGAGATGGAATGGGACAATGTATCCAGAAGATAATAGTGTTTTCGATCATGGAACAATACTAATCGTAGATAActcaattaaataa